The following are encoded together in the Scytonema millei VB511283 genome:
- the tig gene encoding trigger factor, with product MKVTQEKLPASQIGLEIEIPADKSQQSYEQVIQNFTRAANIPGFRKGKVPRQILLQRLGTTRIKAAALEELIQSGITEAIKQAEIEAIGQPQLRSSFEDLIGAFEPGKPLTFSAAVDVLPEIELKQYSGLQVKAEEVKYDPERVEKVLEENRQERATLIPVEGRAAQMGDVVIIDFKGYLVPEAEGEEPQEIEGASATDFETELSPGRFIEGFVDGIVGMSPGETKEISAQFPEGYPQQEIAGKPAKFTVTVKELKEKELPELNDDFAQEISEFETLAELRSTLETRFREEAEKKTKTNKQQALLDDLIEHLEADLPETMIEQEVDSLLTQTAMQLQRQGIDVKKLFTKDTVPQLRQRSRPEAIDRLKRSLALQEVAKKESIEVEPAAVEARVKELMAEYSGQDIDRDRLKEVVQEELLTDKIFAWLEEHSAIELVPEGSLQDDEEDEIDDAEIIEESTQPEASEATITVEATEAE from the coding sequence ATGAAAGTCACCCAGGAAAAGCTTCCCGCCAGTCAAATTGGTCTGGAAATAGAAATTCCCGCCGACAAGTCTCAACAGAGTTACGAGCAGGTAATTCAAAACTTCACCCGCGCCGCCAATATTCCTGGGTTCCGTAAAGGTAAAGTGCCGCGCCAAATCTTGTTGCAACGGCTAGGGACAACGCGGATCAAGGCAGCAGCATTAGAAGAGTTAATTCAAAGTGGCATTACGGAAGCCATTAAGCAAGCAGAAATAGAAGCGATCGGTCAACCTCAGTTGCGTTCCTCTTTTGAGGATTTGATTGGTGCGTTCGAGCCAGGAAAACCCCTGACTTTCTCTGCGGCGGTGGACGTACTGCCGGAAATTGAGTTGAAGCAGTACAGCGGCTTACAAGTTAAGGCAGAGGAAGTTAAATATGACCCAGAAAGGGTAGAAAAAGTTTTAGAAGAAAATCGCCAGGAACGAGCTACCTTAATTCCTGTAGAAGGACGGGCGGCGCAAATGGGAGATGTGGTCATTATAGACTTCAAGGGCTATCTCGTACCGGAAGCAGAAGGCGAAGAACCACAGGAGATCGAAGGAGCCTCAGCCACGGATTTTGAAACAGAGCTATCACCAGGAAGATTTATTGAAGGCTTTGTAGATGGCATTGTTGGTATGAGTCCAGGGGAAACAAAGGAAATATCGGCGCAGTTTCCCGAAGGATATCCTCAGCAAGAAATAGCAGGCAAGCCAGCAAAGTTTACGGTAACGGTGAAGGAGTTAAAAGAGAAAGAGTTGCCAGAGCTGAATGACGATTTTGCTCAAGAAATTAGTGAATTTGAGACTTTAGCAGAATTGCGCTCGACGCTAGAAACTCGTTTTCGCGAAGAAGCAGAAAAGAAAACTAAGACAAATAAGCAACAGGCATTGTTGGACGATCTGATCGAGCATCTAGAAGCCGATTTACCGGAGACGATGATCGAGCAAGAAGTCGATTCGTTATTGACGCAAACGGCGATGCAGCTCCAAAGACAAGGAATTGATGTCAAGAAACTGTTTACTAAAGATACAGTGCCGCAGCTAAGACAGAGATCGCGTCCAGAAGCGATCGATCGATTGAAGCGATCGCTAGCTCTACAGGAAGTCGCGAAAAAAGAATCGATTGAAGTCGAGCCAGCTGCCGTGGAAGCACGGGTCAAAGAGCTAATGGCTGAATACTCCGGTCAAGATATCGATCGAGACAGACTCAAAGAAGTCGTCCAAGAAGAACTGCTAACGGATAAGATTTTTGCTTGGTTAGAAGAACATTCTGCGATCGAACTCGTACCAGAAGGCTCTTTACAGGACGATGAAGAAGATGAAATTGATGATGCGGAAATTATAGAAGAATCGACCCAGCCAGAAGCATCAGAAGCAACTATAACAGTAGAAGCAACTGAAGCTGAGTGA
- a CDS encoding aspartate-semialdehyde dehydrogenase produces the protein MSKSYSVAILGATGAVGTELISLLEERHFPVAQLRLLASPRSAGTTMTFAGENIPVEPASERSFDNIDIVLASAGGSTSKAYATKAVAAGAVFIDNSSAFRMHPDVPLVIPEVNPQAAATHKGIIANPNCTTILMNVAVYPLHQVSPVKRIVAATYQSASGAGARAMEEVKAQAQAILAGNTPTTEIFPYPLAFNLFPHNTPLNDRGYCEEEMKMVNETRKIFAEPQLQITATCVRVPVLRAHSEAINLEFEQSLSVAEAREILSQAPGVRVVEDFAANYFPMPIDASGRDEVLVGRIRQDISHPRGLELWLCGDQIRKGAALNAVQIAELLVAKDLLQPSEVAVV, from the coding sequence TTGAGCAAATCCTATTCAGTTGCCATCTTGGGGGCAACGGGAGCTGTTGGAACAGAATTAATAAGTTTACTAGAAGAACGCCACTTTCCTGTCGCCCAATTGCGGCTACTCGCATCGCCTCGTAGCGCTGGTACAACCATGACATTTGCGGGAGAAAATATTCCGGTAGAGCCAGCGAGCGAGCGCTCCTTCGACAACATAGATATTGTCCTAGCTTCGGCTGGTGGTTCTACTTCTAAGGCATATGCTACCAAAGCCGTAGCAGCAGGAGCTGTTTTTATCGACAATTCCAGCGCCTTTCGGATGCACCCAGACGTTCCCCTCGTCATCCCAGAAGTAAATCCCCAAGCAGCAGCTACCCACAAAGGGATTATTGCCAATCCCAACTGCACCACTATTTTGATGAACGTTGCTGTTTATCCCCTCCATCAAGTCAGTCCGGTCAAACGGATCGTTGCCGCGACCTATCAATCAGCGAGCGGTGCTGGTGCTAGGGCAATGGAAGAAGTCAAAGCTCAAGCTCAAGCGATTTTAGCAGGCAATACCCCCACAACTGAGATCTTCCCCTACCCGCTGGCGTTTAATCTCTTCCCTCACAACACCCCGTTAAACGATCGAGGGTACTGTGAGGAAGAAATGAAAATGGTGAACGAAACCCGCAAGATTTTTGCCGAACCGCAGTTGCAAATTACGGCAACCTGCGTGCGGGTTCCCGTACTCAGAGCGCATTCGGAAGCGATTAATCTAGAATTCGAGCAGTCTTTAAGCGTTGCCGAAGCAAGGGAAATTTTGTCTCAAGCTCCCGGCGTGCGTGTAGTCGAAGACTTCGCTGCTAACTATTTTCCCATGCCCATCGATGCCTCCGGTCGCGATGAGGTACTCGTAGGTCGCATTCGTCAGGATATTTCCCATCCCCGTGGCTTAGAACTATGGCTGTGTGGCGACCAAATCCGTAAAGGTGCGGCTTTGAATGCCGTGCAAATTGCCGAATTATTGGTAGCCAAAGACCTACTTCAGCCCTCCGAAGTAGCAGTAGTGTAG
- the dapA gene encoding 4-hydroxy-tetrahydrodipicolinate synthase: MVDFGRVVTAMVTPFQADGSVNYAVAEQLAAHLVAQGSDALVVCGTTGESPTLSWDEEYQLFQVVIKAVAGKALVIAGTGSNSTQEAIAATQKAAKIGVHGSLQVVPYYNKPPQAGLFKHFQAIAQACPDLPMVLYNIPGRTGQNLLPQTVARLSAIDNIVGIKEATGSLDQASEISRMTPPEFKIYSGDDSLTLPLLAIGGYGVISVASHLVGKQLQQMIQVFAAGQVQTATQIHLQLLPLFKSLFLSTNPIPVKAALRLQGWDVGSTRLPLEDDQNGLAQKLKPVLAELNLIQV; encoded by the coding sequence GTGGTAGATTTTGGCAGAGTCGTGACCGCAATGGTCACGCCATTTCAAGCAGACGGGAGCGTAAATTATGCAGTTGCAGAGCAACTAGCGGCGCATCTAGTGGCACAAGGAAGCGATGCCCTAGTTGTCTGTGGTACGACGGGAGAGTCTCCCACTTTGAGTTGGGACGAGGAATACCAACTATTTCAAGTCGTCATTAAAGCTGTTGCAGGTAAGGCGCTAGTCATTGCGGGAACGGGTTCTAATTCTACTCAAGAAGCGATCGCAGCTACCCAAAAAGCGGCTAAAATAGGAGTACATGGTTCTTTACAAGTAGTCCCCTACTACAATAAACCCCCGCAAGCAGGGTTGTTTAAGCATTTCCAGGCGATCGCGCAAGCATGTCCCGATCTGCCAATGGTGTTGTATAATATTCCCGGTCGCACGGGTCAGAATCTCTTGCCGCAAACAGTGGCTCGGTTGTCAGCAATAGATAACATTGTCGGAATTAAAGAAGCGACAGGTAGCCTCGACCAAGCTAGTGAAATTAGTCGCATGACACCGCCAGAATTTAAAATCTACTCTGGTGATGATTCCCTCACATTACCTTTACTGGCGATCGGTGGTTATGGTGTTATTAGCGTGGCAAGTCATTTAGTTGGTAAGCAGCTACAACAAATGATTCAAGTCTTTGCCGCAGGACAAGTTCAAACGGCAACTCAAATTCACCTTCAACTACTCCCTCTATTCAAAAGTCTGTTCCTGTCAACAAATCCCATTCCCGTAAAAGCAGCCCTCAGACTTCAAGGCTGGGATGTAGGTTCAACTCGTCTACCGTTAGAAGACGACCAAAATGGATTAGCACAGAAACTCAAGCCAGTACTAGCAGAGTTAAACCTGATACAGGTATAG
- a CDS encoding ribonuclease J, which produces MSNNGTTAAVKIIPLGGLHEIGKNTCVFEYNDEIFLLDAGLAFPTDEMHGVNIVLPDVTYLRENRHKIKGMIVTHGHEDHIGGIAFHLKQFDIPVIYGPRLAMAMLEGKLEEAGVRDRTELRSVRPRELVRIGSSFIVEFIRNTHSIADSFTVAIHTPLGLIIHTGDFKFDHTPVDGEHYDIQRLAEHGEKGVLCLVSDSTNSEVPGHTPSERSVYPNLDRIFMQAKGRVLVTTFASSVHRINMILELAQKHNRVVSVVGRSMLNVIAHARNLGYIKCPDNLLQPLHAIRQLPEENVLILTTGSQGEPMSAMTRISRGAHPHLKIREGDTVVFSANPIPGNTIAVVNTIDRLMMQGAKVIYGREQGIHVSGHGCQEDQKLMIALTRPKFFLPVHGEHRMLVKHSQTAQSMGIPAENMVIIQNGDVVGLSTEEIKVVGKVPAGIELVDTSGSGIVSGKVLQERQQMAADGIVTIAAAIDWNGKLMTKPDIHLRGVVTTINRDLLQKWVQEQIEQILSDRWTDFARSFDGQEVDIDWAGLQVQLEKDLQRAIRRELQCQPTVTLLMPIPEEPVKAADGRRRRRTTAAPVAS; this is translated from the coding sequence ATGAGTAACAACGGAACGACAGCCGCCGTCAAAATTATTCCCCTTGGCGGTTTACACGAAATTGGCAAAAACACTTGCGTTTTTGAATACAACGATGAAATTTTTCTCCTCGATGCAGGGTTGGCATTTCCTACCGACGAAATGCACGGGGTAAACATCGTTCTGCCAGATGTCACGTACTTACGTGAAAATCGGCATAAGATTAAGGGCATGATCGTCACCCACGGTCATGAAGATCATATTGGTGGCATTGCCTTTCATTTAAAGCAATTTGATATTCCGGTAATTTACGGTCCCCGCTTGGCAATGGCAATGCTAGAGGGGAAACTAGAAGAAGCAGGAGTCCGCGATCGCACGGAGTTAAGATCGGTACGTCCCCGCGAACTCGTCCGTATTGGTTCCTCTTTTATTGTTGAATTTATCCGCAACACCCACTCAATCGCTGATAGCTTCACCGTCGCCATTCACACCCCCCTTGGCTTAATTATCCACACGGGGGATTTTAAATTCGACCATACTCCAGTTGATGGCGAACATTACGACATTCAACGGTTGGCAGAACATGGAGAAAAAGGCGTATTGTGCCTAGTCAGTGATTCTACTAATTCCGAAGTTCCAGGGCATACACCTTCAGAACGATCGGTCTATCCCAACTTAGACCGTATTTTTATGCAAGCTAAGGGCAGAGTCCTCGTCACCACCTTTGCTTCCTCCGTACACCGGATCAACATGATTCTAGAATTGGCGCAAAAACACAATCGCGTCGTTTCAGTTGTCGGGCGATCGATGTTAAACGTCATTGCTCACGCTCGAAATCTAGGCTACATCAAATGTCCAGATAACCTGTTGCAGCCGCTACACGCCATTCGCCAACTTCCTGAAGAAAATGTTTTGATTCTCACCACTGGTTCTCAAGGCGAACCGATGTCAGCGATGACGAGAATTTCTCGCGGCGCACATCCCCATCTCAAAATCCGCGAGGGAGATACAGTTGTATTTTCAGCGAACCCGATCCCAGGTAATACGATCGCTGTAGTCAACACGATCGATCGCTTGATGATGCAGGGTGCTAAAGTTATCTACGGTCGAGAACAGGGCATTCACGTTTCTGGACATGGTTGCCAAGAAGACCAAAAATTAATGATTGCCTTAACTCGTCCCAAGTTTTTCTTACCCGTGCATGGCGAACATCGGATGCTAGTGAAGCACTCTCAAACAGCCCAAAGCATGGGAATTCCGGCTGAGAATATGGTCATCATCCAAAATGGTGACGTAGTAGGACTATCAACAGAGGAAATTAAGGTAGTTGGGAAAGTGCCGGCGGGGATCGAACTAGTCGATACCTCTGGTTCTGGTATTGTCAGCGGTAAAGTCTTGCAAGAACGCCAGCAAATGGCAGCAGATGGCATCGTTACCATCGCTGCTGCGATCGATTGGAATGGGAAGTTAATGACTAAGCCGGACATTCACCTACGGGGCGTAGTCACCACGATTAACCGCGATTTGCTGCAAAAGTGGGTACAAGAACAGATCGAGCAAATATTAAGCGATCGCTGGACGGATTTTGCTCGATCTTTTGACGGACAAGAAGTTGATATTGATTGGGCGGGATTGCAGGTACAGCTAGAAAAAGACTTACAACGGGCAATTCGACGCGAGTTACAATGTCAACCCACTGTCACCCTACTCATGCCTATCCCTGAAGAACCTGTCAAGGCAGCTGACGGTAGAAGACGGCGACGCACTACTGCGGCACCAGTCGCGTCATGA